Part of the Methanobacterium paludis genome is shown below.
CCCACCAAGTCTTTTGTAACCTTCACCATTCTTTTTTGGTGTAAAATGGAAATTCTTTTTCAATTTGAGCATGTCTATGAAAGATACCGCACTTGTATCCTCCAAAACCTTCAAAATAAAATATGATTCCTCTGTCATGTAAAGGGGGATATCTTCACGCAGGTGGTGGATGTAAGCTGAATGGTCCATATGTGCATGGCTTAAAAGCAGACCCTCAACAGCAGGTTTTTCTTGAGAGTTAAGCCCACAGTGTCTGAGGTAATCTTCTCTGTATATGCCCTTGATCTGAGGTAAAAGTCCCAGTTCAAGGAAATCCTGGATTCCATTGGCTTTACGGGGCTGCAGAAATTCTGAGAAGTATTTGTTGGACTGTGAGAAGCTCATACCAAAGTCCAGAAATAGTGAAGTTGTATTGTGGTTAATTAAAATCTTATTTCCACCTATTTCATTCACTCCACCGTAAAAATCAATGTTAACCATATTTTCAATCCATATTTTTTAGTTTATAAAAACTATTTTAAAAATTCTTCAACTAAGCTGCGGGTTTTTTTAAGGGCTTCAAGTGGAAATCCGTGTGGAAGTTCCCCTAATTCACCTTCAACATTCTTCAAGACACTGTTGTCAACTCCAAGGAACATTCCCTCACTTGTGACCCCCATAAATGTTGTTGGAGGCAGAAGTGACACTCCTACATTGTTGCCCTCTTTAACTGTCATATCATTGGTTACAACTGTTGCAGCCCGATCTCCGATATTCACGTTGCAAACAATGAGTTTATCTGCATGTGGATGTTTTCCAATACTTACAACTTCACCTTTCCGGATGTCAATTCCCACAACAGGGTCATCTACTGCCCCAAGTAAGAGTCTTTTATCTACACTGGAAATTGTGTTTAAGGAAAATTTAATCTTTGATATGGATTCTTTAAGCTTTTCCTTCTCTTCTTTGTGCACAAGCTTTAGAAACTCGCCTTGCCATCCCTCACCACCAAGGGCTTCGGTTATATCCCTAATTTTCTCCTTCAAATCCATTATCTGTGGAGATTTGGCCAGATCCTCCGGTTCCAAGTAGGAATAGTAAAGAGCCTGTATTTCAGGGATCATTTCCCTTGCAGCAGTCATACATTTTTTTTTATTCCATATACCCTTTAAATTTGCCCCTCCAGCTGTTCTTATGAATAATTCTACTGATTTTTCCGCAACTCGCAGTCTGTAATCTTTACTCGTATCCCACATCGTTACCACCATATTTAACGTTTATTTCTTATTTAACACACCATATTCCATTATAATTAAATATCTTAAGAAATACGGCTTATTTAGTAATATTGATTTAATATGAACTTTTATCAGAGTATATTATGTGTAATTAAGATTGTTTTTAAAATTTTAACATATGCAATTTATCAATTTTGCTCCATAAACCAGATTCTTATTTTTCTAAAATAAATTTTCTAGTCCATGAATGTTTTATATATCCTTTTCTAATTTATGCTGCCAAATGATTTAAAAGTGTTCATGAAAAATTTTTAAATGATTTTGCAAAAAAAGTTCAAATTAATTGAATTAATTAGAAATATTTAAGTAACTTGTAGAAGGCTTTGATAAATGACTGAAAAGTGAACATGCATAAAATAAATTAAATGAAGATAAAGTAGGCAAGATGGGTTATTATAACAAATACGCCGAAAATAATCCTTTAAACATAAATAAGGCGTACTTTATGAAACAGGTTAAAATACTCAACAAGGAATCGTTTGAAGTTCTTTCCAATACCTACAGATGTTCAAAGTGTAAACATCGTCATGAAATTGTTGTAAATAATATCAAACGTATAAACATTGGTTGTAAACACCCCAGAGGTCCTGGAAATCCTTCTCACTGTGTTTACTTTTTATCCACATAAACTGATAATTTAATTATCTTAACTTAGATTTTAACCGGATATTTTAACTGGTGCTCAGTTTATAAATGTAGATCGAGCAGATCACATAATACTGAATTTTTGTTATATCCCAATAAAATCAGTTCTTGACCTTTTATGTCGTAAAGTTTAAGTATTTAGATGTTTTTAATTTTATTTAGTTAAGTATTCATTGAATTATAATGAAATAGGTGTTAAAGGGCAAATCTTCTTTAGGGAGAATTGCCAAAGTAAAGGGTAGGTGGTATCAATGGTAGATTTATCAAGCCTATACGATTTGGATGTGTACACAACACGCGGTAAATATATTGGAAGGATCCAGGACGTTGTATTAAACATAAAAAAAGGTAGGGTCTCAACTTTAAAGACCATAGCTATGAAACCTGACAACAAAAAAAGCGTTGGAATTAAAGACGTTATAAAAACAAGCATACGAATAGTACCCGAGGGAGATGAGATTAGACCCCTCAAAGAGGAAGGTACAATAGATATAGCATATGATCGGGTACAAGCTGTAGGGGATATTCTTTTGATAAGCCCTGAACTAGTGGAAACCCAAGTAACCCCACAACAATAGGAAGAATAAAATGAAAGTCGGAATATTAGGATGTGGCGCCATAGCTAACATAATCACTAATTTTGCAGCTGAAGGAAAGCTTGGCGTCGATCTAAATTTTTTTTACGATAGAGATATTGAAAGGGCTGAAAACCTGGCATCACAGGTTGATGGAACTGTTTTGTTGAGTATAGAGGACATGCTGGACAAGGTGGACCTCGTAATAGAGGCAGCATCACCCCAGGCTGTCAGGGAAGTTGTTCCAACCGTCATCGGTGCTGGTGTGGATATGATTGTCATGAGCGTTGGAGCTCTTCTGGACAATGAACTAAGGGAACGCCTTGATAAACTTGCAAAAGAGAACAATGCAAAGATATACGCACCTTCAGGAGCAATTGTAGGTATTGACGGTATCAAAGCAGCATCCATCGGTAAAATACAAAGCGCAAGTCTTGTAACAAGAAAACCTCCAAGATCCCTTGGAATTTCAACGGATGAGGAAAAGATCCTCTACGAGGGAAAGGCAGGAGATGCAGTTTTAAAGTTCCCAATGAACATAAACGTTGCAGCAACCTTAAGTTTGGCCTGTGGAATGGAAGTTGATGTTAAAATAATAGCAGACCCTGCAGTTGACCGAAACATGCACGAAGTCCATGTAATAGGAGAATTCGGAGAATTTAAAACCATCACAGAAAACTTACGGTGTTCAATGAACCCTAAAACAAGTGTTCTTGCAGCTTATTCTGCCATTAAACTCCTTAAAAGTTTAAATGAAACTATACACATAGGTACATGAATTTTTAGTTTTTTTATTCATATACCTTATTTTATTAGCAAAATCTATTTTATTCAGTTAAATAACTCACAGAGTTTTTTTCTACATTTTTTCATTTTATGGAACCCTCACTACCAGATACTTATTACAAAGTTAAATTAGAACAAAATCATTATATCTTTGATATGGTTTTTGATATTCAAAGTTTTATTAATTAAAAGTTTTAAAAGTTAAAATCTAACATGAACTGTAATAAGATATGTAATAAGATATTCCAAAACTGATTATACACAATTATAAGAAGGGTTGTAATGAAGCAATGCGAAATATTTTCCACTTTAAAGGTTCCCTGCGGGTCAAAGATCGTTTTAAGGATTGATGGAAGGAAATTTTCAAGGTTATCCAGTGATCTGGAGTTCAAAAAACCCTATGACATTAATTTCATTAAAACAATGGTTGATTCCTGCTTAGAATTTTCAAGAGAATTCAGCCCTTCCTTTGTATACACGTTCTCAGATGAGATCAATATATTGCTCTCGGAAATACCATTTGCAGGTAGAATTGAGAAGTTGAACTCTGTTTTTCCAAGTTTTATTTCAAGTTCATTTTTTAAGAATCTTAAATCCATTAAGGAGACAGATGGAGTTACTAAAAGGATAAATATGAAACCTGTTTCCTTTGATTCCAGGGTGATCCCTCTCTCTGAAGATGGTGTTGTGGAATACTTCAAGAATCGCCAGGATGAAGCCTGGAGAAACTGCCTGAACGGATACGCTTATTGGACACTCAGAAAAGAGCATGATAAAAAAGAAGCAGTTGATATATTGGATAAAAAGAAAAGTAGCCAGTTACATGACATAATATTTGATAAAGGCACCAACATAGCAGAGGTACCAGCATGGCAGAGGCGTGGTGTTGGACTCTACAGAAAAAAGGTCCAAGTTGAAGGATTCAACCCAATATCCAATAAAAAAGTTTTATCTGAGCGTTTGAGGCTTTTTGTTGACTGGAATGTTCCAATCTTTGATGAAGACTTTTTCAGGGATAATAACATTTTGTAGTCTAATCCTGAAATCAATTAAAATGAAATCATCTTTAAATTGGAATCATTAAGTTTGAAATATTTTAAACCCCCATATAAGATAATGCTACA
Proteins encoded:
- a CDS encoding tRNA-binding protein, whose product is MWDTSKDYRLRVAEKSVELFIRTAGGANLKGIWNKKKCMTAAREMIPEIQALYYSYLEPEDLAKSPQIMDLKEKIRDITEALGGEGWQGEFLKLVHKEEKEKLKESISKIKFSLNTISSVDKRLLLGAVDDPVVGIDIRKGEVVSIGKHPHADKLIVCNVNIGDRAATVVTNDMTVKEGNNVGVSLLPPTTFMGVTSEGMFLGVDNSVLKNVEGELGELPHGFPLEALKKTRSLVEEFLK
- a CDS encoding PRC-barrel domain-containing protein, whose product is MVDLSSLYDLDVYTTRGKYIGRIQDVVLNIKKGRVSTLKTIAMKPDNKKSVGIKDVIKTSIRIVPEGDEIRPLKEEGTIDIAYDRVQAVGDILLISPELVETQVTPQQ
- a CDS encoding aspartate dehydrogenase, with the protein product MKVGILGCGAIANIITNFAAEGKLGVDLNFFYDRDIERAENLASQVDGTVLLSIEDMLDKVDLVIEAASPQAVREVVPTVIGAGVDMIVMSVGALLDNELRERLDKLAKENNAKIYAPSGAIVGIDGIKAASIGKIQSASLVTRKPPRSLGISTDEEKILYEGKAGDAVLKFPMNINVAATLSLACGMEVDVKIIADPAVDRNMHEVHVIGEFGEFKTITENLRCSMNPKTSVLAAYSAIKLLKSLNETIHIGT
- a CDS encoding tRNA(His) guanylyltransferase Thg1 family protein gives rise to the protein MKQCEIFSTLKVPCGSKIVLRIDGRKFSRLSSDLEFKKPYDINFIKTMVDSCLEFSREFSPSFVYTFSDEINILLSEIPFAGRIEKLNSVFPSFISSSFFKNLKSIKETDGVTKRINMKPVSFDSRVIPLSEDGVVEYFKNRQDEAWRNCLNGYAYWTLRKEHDKKEAVDILDKKKSSQLHDIIFDKGTNIAEVPAWQRRGVGLYRKKVQVEGFNPISNKKVLSERLRLFVDWNVPIFDEDFFRDNNIL